Proteins found in one Xyrauchen texanus isolate HMW12.3.18 chromosome 30, RBS_HiC_50CHRs, whole genome shotgun sequence genomic segment:
- the fkbp3 gene encoding peptidyl-prolyl cis-trans isomerase FKBP3 — translation MASDPAREWSDEQLKNDDLPKKELIKFIQDNATHSFLADHKLMGNIKNVAKTAKKEQLIEAYNQLFESKRFKGTEVDVVIQDVKAMKIDEIPKEIKTEMVDEGPPKYTKSILKKGDKTNFPKKGEIVSCWYTGTLEDGTVFDTNIPASAKKKKQSKPLSFKVGLGRVIRGWDEGLMTMSKGETARLEIESDWAYGKKGLPDSKIPPNAKLIFEVELVSVD, via the exons ATGGCGTCTGATCCCGCGCGCGAGTGGAGTGACGAGCAGTTGAAAAATGACGATTTACCCAAAAAAGAGCTCATTAAATTCATACAGGACAATGCAACACACTCG TTTCTAGCTGACCACAAACTTATGGGAAACATCAAGAATGTGGCGAAGACGGCCAAAAAAGAGCAACTTATTGAAGCCTATAACCAGCTGTTTGAGAGCAAG aggtTTAAAGGCACAGAAGTTGATGTTGTGATACAAGATGTGAAAGCAATGAAAATCGACGAAATTCCCAAAGAAATCAAGACAGAGATGGTGGATGAG GGTCCGCCGAAGTACACAAAGTCGATCCTGAAGAAAGGCGACAAGACGAACTTTCCCAAGAAAGGAGAAATCGTGAGCTGCTGGTACACGGGGACACTCGAGGACGGCACCGTGTTTGACACCAACATACCTGCAT CTGCTAAAAAGAAGAAACAGTCGAAGCCGCTGAGCTTCAAGGTCGGACTGGGCCGAGTGATCAGAGGG TGGGACGAAGGTCTCATGACGATGAGTAAAGGTGAAACCGCCCGACTGGAGATCGAGTCAGACTGGGCGTACGGCAAAAAAGGGCTTCCTGATTCAAA AATTCCTCCAAACGCAAAGCTCATCTTTGAAGTTGAACTGGTGTCCGTTGATTAA
- the faua gene encoding FAU ubiquitin like and ribosomal protein S30 fusion a isoform X1, with protein sequence MRTVLFSSGCGSTSIERLINMQLFVHAQNLHTLEVSGNETVHDIKTHVQTLEGLSVEDQVLLLSGAPLEDDVTLMNCGVTEHCTLEVAGRLLGGKVHGSLARAGKVRGQTPKVDKQEKKKKKTGRAKRRIQYNRRFVNVVPTFGKKKGPNANS encoded by the exons ATGCGCACTGTCCTTTTCTCTTCCGGTTGTGGATCGACTAGCATCGAAAGAC TGATCAACATGCAGCTGTTTGTGCATGCTCAGAATCTGCACACCCTCGAGGTGTCCGGAAATGAGACTGTCCATGACATCAAG ACTCATGTTCAGACTCTGGAGGGTCTGTCGGTGGAGGATCAGGTTCTGCTGCTGTCTGGAGCTCCGCTGGAGGATGATGTCACTCTGATGAACTGTGGCGTCACTGAACACTGCACACTGGAGGTCGCCGGCAGACTGTTGGGAG GTAAAGTTCACGGATCTCTGGCTCGTGCCGGTAAAGTGAGAGGACAGACACCCAAA GTTGATAAAcaggagaagaagaaaaagaagaccGGCCGCGCCAAGCGTCGTATCCAGTACAACAGACGCTTCGTCAATGTGGTGCCCACCTTCGGCAAGAAGAAGGGTCCCAATGCCAACTCTTAA
- the faua gene encoding FAU ubiquitin like and ribosomal protein S30 fusion a isoform X2 gives MQLFVHAQNLHTLEVSGNETVHDIKTHVQTLEGLSVEDQVLLLSGAPLEDDVTLMNCGVTEHCTLEVAGRLLGGKVHGSLARAGKVRGQTPKVDKQEKKKKKTGRAKRRIQYNRRFVNVVPTFGKKKGPNANS, from the exons ATGCAGCTGTTTGTGCATGCTCAGAATCTGCACACCCTCGAGGTGTCCGGAAATGAGACTGTCCATGACATCAAG ACTCATGTTCAGACTCTGGAGGGTCTGTCGGTGGAGGATCAGGTTCTGCTGCTGTCTGGAGCTCCGCTGGAGGATGATGTCACTCTGATGAACTGTGGCGTCACTGAACACTGCACACTGGAGGTCGCCGGCAGACTGTTGGGAG GTAAAGTTCACGGATCTCTGGCTCGTGCCGGTAAAGTGAGAGGACAGACACCCAAA GTTGATAAAcaggagaagaagaaaaagaagaccGGCCGCGCCAAGCGTCGTATCCAGTACAACAGACGCTTCGTCAATGTGGTGCCCACCTTCGGCAAGAAGAAGGGTCCCAATGCCAACTCTTAA